The proteins below come from a single Staphylococcus sp. MI 10-1553 genomic window:
- a CDS encoding polysaccharide biosynthesis protein: protein MSKLTVKQRLALLILVDSLIVTFSVFLSYYILEPYFQNYSTNLLFFTSISLLVTHHIFAYIFNIYHRAWEYASVTELFLIVKSVTYAIVTTMVIVFVLMDGNMFVRLYLITWMMHLILIGGSRLSWRVYRRVYIKNDYKKVPTLIVGAGRGGLLLLRQMTNSPYMGMEPVAIVDDDPNKRNMTLSTNIKVEGTIDDIPDLVKRYKIKKVIVAIPTLPVTRLKDISALTANLSIEVLKMPNIEEVMTGEIEVSQLKKVSVADLLGRDPVELDMYSISKELTNQTILVTGAGGSIGSEICRQVCKFKPKRIILVGHGENSIYLIHQELIREYQETIDIIPVIADIQDRERMFQVMSKYEPFIVYHAAAHKHVPLMEYNPEEALKNNIIGTKNTAEAAKHAKVCKFVMISTDKAVNPPNVMGASKRIAEMIIQSLNDASSETDFVAVRFGNVLGSRGSVIPLFKKQIEAGGPVTVTHPEMTRYFMTIPEASRLVLQAGALAEGGEVFVLDMGEPVKIVDLAKNLIRLSGKKEEDIGIEFSGIRPGEKLYEELLNEDEIHPEQVYEKIYRGKVSRVDIDDMEYIIKLLKTDFSREEILDIANDRWTIEWRRK, encoded by the coding sequence TTGTCAAAATTAACGGTGAAGCAGAGATTAGCTTTACTCATATTAGTAGATTCGTTAATTGTTACATTTTCAGTCTTTCTCAGTTATTACATATTAGAACCGTATTTTCAAAACTATTCAACAAACTTACTATTTTTTACGTCTATATCATTATTAGTGACACACCATATTTTCGCTTATATTTTTAACATTTATCATCGCGCGTGGGAATATGCGAGTGTGACGGAATTATTTCTCATTGTCAAATCGGTGACATACGCAATCGTTACGACGATGGTCATTGTCTTTGTTTTAATGGATGGCAATATGTTTGTCAGATTATATTTAATCACATGGATGATGCATTTAATTTTAATCGGTGGTTCGAGACTATCCTGGAGGGTATATCGCCGCGTATATATTAAAAATGATTATAAAAAGGTTCCGACACTCATTGTAGGGGCGGGACGAGGTGGTTTGTTGCTACTGCGACAGATGACAAACAGTCCTTATATGGGGATGGAGCCGGTTGCAATTGTGGATGATGATCCGAATAAACGGAATATGACATTATCGACGAATATCAAAGTGGAAGGCACGATTGATGATATTCCGGACCTCGTGAAGCGGTATAAAATCAAAAAAGTCATTGTAGCGATTCCGACTCTCCCTGTTACACGATTGAAAGATATTAGCGCATTAACGGCAAACTTGAGTATTGAAGTTTTAAAAATGCCTAATATTGAAGAAGTCATGACAGGCGAGATTGAGGTTAGCCAACTTAAAAAAGTGTCCGTAGCAGATTTGCTTGGACGGGATCCAGTGGAACTTGATATGTATTCGATTTCAAAAGAGTTGACGAATCAAACGATATTAGTGACAGGTGCGGGTGGTTCGATTGGTTCGGAAATATGCCGTCAAGTGTGCAAATTCAAACCGAAACGTATCATTCTCGTCGGTCATGGTGAAAATAGTATTTATTTGATTCACCAAGAGCTCATCCGCGAATATCAAGAGACGATTGATATCATTCCTGTCATTGCGGATATTCAAGATCGTGAACGAATGTTTCAAGTGATGTCAAAATATGAACCGTTTATCGTTTATCACGCAGCGGCGCACAAACATGTGCCATTAATGGAATATAACCCAGAGGAAGCACTGAAAAATAATATTATTGGGACGAAAAACACTGCAGAAGCTGCAAAACATGCTAAAGTTTGCAAATTCGTCATGATTTCGACTGATAAAGCTGTCAACCCACCGAATGTCATGGGCGCAAGTAAAAGAATCGCCGAAATGATTATTCAAAGCTTAAACGATGCGAGCAGTGAAACAGACTTTGTCGCTGTACGATTTGGCAATGTCCTCGGTTCACGCGGCTCAGTGATACCGTTATTTAAAAAGCAAATTGAAGCAGGTGGTCCAGTCACAGTCACACATCCTGAAATGACGCGTTATTTTATGACGATTCCTGAAGCATCACGTCTCGTCCTACAAGCAGGGGCGCTGGCAGAAGGTGGCGAAGTGTTCGTACTGGATATGGGAGAGCCTGTCAAAATTGTCGACCTTGCCAAAAACCTTATCCGTTTGAGTGGTAAAAAAGAAGAGGACATTGGGATTGAGTTTTCAGGTATTCGTCCAGGCGAGAAACTGTATGAAGAACTGCTGAATGAAGATGAAATCCATCCTGAACAAGTCTATGAAAAGATATATAGAGGGAAAGTGAGTAGGGTTGATATAGATGACATGGAATATATCATCAAACTTTTAAAAACAGACTTTTCTAGGGAAGAAATTTTAGATATAGCAAATGATAGATGGACAATAGAGTGGAGGAGGAAATAA
- the secA2 gene encoding accessory Sec system translocase SecA2, with amino-acid sequence MGFNLNGTINRMRLKQLTKMLKKVNRYCEMMVQYSDAELQQKTAMFKQQLRNGEVTLTDLLPEAYAVVREASRRVLGMYHKDVQVLGAIVMHQGNIAEMQTGEGKTLTATMPLYLNALTGKAVFLITTNDYLAARDYLEMKPLYNWLGLSVSLGFVENAENPVNNAEKQQLYQHDIIYTTNGHLGFDYLIDNLADTLESKFLPELHYAMIDEVDSIILDTAQTPLVISGAPRVQSNLFATAKAFVATLQEGEDFKMKKTKREIWLTEQGIEKANAYFNVPNIYDKVYVDLVRTINLSLRATYVLDVNLDYIVLDGEIMLIDRITGRMLPGTKMQAGLNQALEAKENLDISNDMSVMATITFQNLFMQFDRFSGMTATGKLAEKEFFELYSKVVIQIPTAHSVIREDFPDRVFVNIHDKNDAILAEVKALHAQQRPVLLITRTAEAAEYFSDVLFNLHIPNNLLIAQNVAKESQMIAEAGQLSAVTVATSMAGRGTDIKLSPEVHALGGLTVLVHEHMENSRIDKQLRGRAGRQGDPGRSQIFISLDDYLVERWSDASLTQNDRFMSENHAYLSESVLFRNKVKRIVTKAQRVAEEQGMKLRASANEFEKSMSLQRQLIYRERNRILESEQLALLNFEQLARDVFHHHFKTAGTVTASDIAQYIYQNVSFSAVDIEINRTTGNVDAMVALLMGQFKQQFEKNKQKINNDALFQQFLRKTVLKAIDTAWIEQVDYLQQLKANVNQRQKGQRNAMFEYHKVALESFNRMVWEIKHRIIRNICLSMMDQQQNGNVTIHFP; translated from the coding sequence ATGGGATTCAATCTTAATGGAACAATCAATCGTATGCGGCTGAAGCAACTGACAAAAATGTTGAAAAAAGTGAACCGATATTGTGAAATGATGGTCCAATATTCAGATGCAGAACTTCAACAAAAGACGGCAATGTTTAAACAGCAATTGCGTAACGGTGAAGTAACATTGACGGACTTGTTACCTGAAGCGTATGCAGTGGTGAGAGAAGCGTCACGGCGTGTTTTAGGGATGTACCATAAAGATGTGCAAGTGCTCGGTGCGATTGTCATGCACCAAGGCAATATTGCTGAAATGCAGACTGGTGAAGGGAAAACGCTCACCGCAACGATGCCGTTATATTTAAATGCGTTAACGGGGAAAGCGGTATTTTTAATTACGACCAATGATTACTTAGCAGCGCGAGATTATTTAGAAATGAAGCCATTGTACAATTGGTTAGGTTTATCGGTCTCGCTCGGTTTTGTAGAAAATGCAGAGAATCCGGTGAATAATGCGGAAAAACAGCAGTTGTATCAACATGACATCATTTATACGACAAATGGGCATTTAGGCTTTGATTATTTAATCGATAACTTAGCGGACACGTTAGAAAGTAAGTTTTTGCCAGAATTACATTATGCGATGATTGATGAAGTGGATTCGATTATTTTAGATACAGCACAAACACCCCTCGTCATTTCTGGTGCGCCACGTGTCCAATCCAACTTGTTCGCAACCGCCAAAGCATTTGTCGCCACGCTTCAAGAAGGTGAAGACTTTAAAATGAAAAAGACTAAGCGGGAAATTTGGCTAACAGAACAAGGGATTGAGAAAGCGAATGCGTATTTTAACGTTCCGAACATTTATGACAAGGTGTATGTGGATCTGGTACGTACAATCAATTTATCTTTACGTGCGACTTATGTCTTGGATGTGAATTTAGATTATATTGTGTTAGACGGTGAAATCATGTTGATTGACCGCATTACAGGGCGTATGTTGCCAGGTACGAAAATGCAAGCGGGACTGAATCAAGCATTAGAAGCGAAAGAAAACTTGGATATTTCCAACGATATGAGTGTGATGGCGACGATTACGTTCCAAAATTTATTTATGCAATTTGACCGTTTTTCCGGTATGACTGCAACAGGAAAATTAGCTGAAAAGGAATTTTTTGAGCTTTATTCGAAAGTTGTGATTCAAATTCCAACCGCGCATTCGGTCATTCGCGAAGACTTTCCAGATCGTGTGTTTGTGAATATTCACGATAAAAATGATGCAATTTTGGCAGAAGTGAAGGCGTTACATGCACAACAGCGTCCCGTATTGTTGATTACAAGAACAGCTGAAGCGGCAGAATATTTCTCGGATGTGCTGTTTAATTTGCACATTCCTAACAACTTGCTCATTGCACAAAATGTTGCCAAAGAATCGCAAATGATTGCAGAAGCGGGTCAGTTGAGTGCAGTGACCGTGGCGACGAGTATGGCTGGCAGAGGAACAGACATTAAACTTTCTCCCGAAGTACATGCGCTGGGCGGTTTAACTGTATTGGTGCATGAACATATGGAAAATAGTCGTATTGATAAACAGTTGAGAGGACGTGCAGGGCGACAAGGTGATCCGGGTCGGTCCCAAATTTTTATTTCGCTCGACGATTATTTAGTCGAACGATGGAGTGATGCGTCATTAACTCAAAATGACAGATTCATGTCAGAGAATCATGCATATTTATCTGAAAGTGTGCTATTTCGCAATAAAGTGAAGCGTATTGTCACAAAAGCGCAACGTGTCGCTGAAGAACAAGGGATGAAGTTAAGAGCATCGGCCAATGAGTTTGAAAAAAGTATGAGCCTACAACGTCAACTCATTTATCGCGAGCGAAATCGAATATTAGAAAGTGAGCAGTTAGCGTTGCTTAATTTTGAACAATTGGCACGAGACGTTTTTCATCATCATTTTAAGACAGCGGGCACAGTGACGGCATCGGATATTGCGCAATATATTTATCAAAATGTGAGTTTTAGTGCTGTTGATATTGAAATTAATCGCACAACAGGCAACGTGGATGCAATGGTGGCTTTGTTAATGGGACAGTTTAAGCAACAATTTGAGAAAAACAAACAGAAGATTAACAATGACGCCTTGTTTCAGCAATTTTTGCGTAAAACGGTGCTTAAAGCGATTGATACGGCGTGGATTGAACAAGTGGACTACTTACAACAATTAAAGGCAAACGTCAATCAACGCCAAAAAGGCCAACGTAACGCGATGTTTGAATACCATAAAGTAGCGCTAGAGTCATTCAATCGGATGGTGTGGGAGATAAAGCATCGCATCATTAGAAATATTTGTTTGAGTATGATGGACCAACAACAAAATGGCAATGTAACGATTCATTTTCCTTAA
- a CDS encoding tyrosine-protein phosphatase, with protein MIDIHNHILIGVDDGPQTETDMIALIQQAAEQGVTGIVATPHHLKPGIHNEANVVMEQLEKMKNHPEIQKLGMTFYPGQEVRISGDIIQRLEQGTVMGLNHSKYVLIELPSNEVPHYTKALFFELQQRGYIPVIAHPERNKAIAKNPERLYELVQNGALSQLTAGSLLGTFGKNIQKLSLQFITCHLAHVIASDAHSTEERPFQLQTLIEANKLRPYKETIRQLINNGSTMVNNIEIKRERPLKPTKHKKFFGLI; from the coding sequence ATGATTGACATCCACAATCATATCTTAATCGGTGTAGATGACGGCCCTCAGACTGAAACAGATATGATTGCGCTCATACAACAAGCAGCCGAACAGGGGGTGACGGGTATTGTCGCAACACCCCATCATCTCAAACCAGGCATTCATAACGAAGCAAATGTTGTAATGGAACAACTTGAGAAGATGAAAAACCATCCAGAAATCCAAAAGTTAGGGATGACATTTTATCCAGGACAAGAAGTTCGAATTTCAGGTGACATCATTCAAAGGCTTGAACAAGGCACAGTGATGGGATTGAATCATTCCAAATATGTATTGATTGAATTGCCATCGAATGAAGTGCCCCATTATACGAAGGCATTATTTTTTGAATTACAACAACGTGGTTATATTCCGGTCATTGCCCATCCAGAGCGGAATAAAGCCATCGCTAAAAATCCGGAACGCTTGTATGAACTCGTTCAAAATGGTGCGTTAAGTCAACTGACAGCAGGCTCCCTTTTAGGCACATTTGGCAAAAATATTCAAAAGCTGTCACTACAGTTTATCACATGCCATTTAGCACATGTGATTGCGTCTGATGCGCATTCAACAGAAGAAAGACCTTTTCAATTACAAACATTAATAGAAGCAAACAAACTCAGACCTTATAAAGAAACGATACGACAATTGATTAATAATGGAAGCACAATGGTTAACAATATCGAAATCAAACGAGAGAGACCGTTAAAGCCGACAAAACATAAAAAATTCTTTGGTCTAATTTGA
- the gtfB gene encoding accessory Sec system glycosylation chaperone GtfB, producing MINLFEHYHQPTQLLHQTLIQAGFQNFTICLEDDGFLPQNVTSPYQFFAANQLYDNDQPLFFNEVDIPPYWEIVGDHHGAKIKDMGQTRGEIVYRPHDKTRIVSHVRWLDQHGRLRSIDHYTQYGFKFAETIYDLDGTAIFKKYLTSDRKEVIYENDVTGDYVLNWQGQTYFFDSKVAFITFYLQQVQVDLSDIVINSLSTPFLVLYHMNWTGRGGLFWQEESQGQVPGNMLALLDREQSRRFSVMIPDKQEYENIVAQLPPEQAVNVHGAGYLYHFDKTNQQSKHILTLTNSDEMPHLEELVTANPAWHFHIAARTEMSSKLMAFDQYPNVKLYPTAKKDTFSQLYQLCDIYLDINRGNELENAISRAFYHQQLILAYDETVHHRPLIAPNHIFSVDTYTKLNQLLDDIDANPHAFEQRIEQQLQHAHHIERDHFVQLVTKVFQK from the coding sequence ATGATTAACTTATTTGAACATTATCATCAACCGACACAATTATTACATCAAACACTCATCCAAGCAGGCTTTCAAAACTTCACAATCTGTTTAGAAGATGACGGCTTTTTACCCCAAAATGTCACATCGCCTTACCAATTTTTTGCGGCGAATCAATTATATGACAACGACCAACCGTTATTTTTTAATGAAGTCGACATTCCACCGTATTGGGAAATTGTCGGTGATCATCATGGTGCAAAAATTAAAGATATGGGGCAAACACGTGGTGAAATTGTTTATCGTCCGCATGATAAAACGAGGATTGTGAGTCATGTACGTTGGCTAGATCAGCATGGGCGTTTGCGTTCGATTGACCATTATACACAGTATGGCTTTAAATTTGCTGAAACGATTTATGACTTAGATGGGACAGCTATTTTCAAAAAATATTTAACAAGTGATAGGAAAGAAGTCATTTATGAAAATGATGTCACAGGCGATTATGTATTAAACTGGCAAGGTCAAACATATTTTTTTGATTCCAAAGTTGCCTTTATCACTTTTTATTTACAACAGGTGCAAGTTGATTTGAGCGACATTGTCATTAATTCATTATCAACACCTTTTTTAGTGTTATATCATATGAATTGGACTGGTCGTGGGGGACTGTTTTGGCAAGAAGAGAGTCAAGGTCAAGTCCCAGGAAATATGTTAGCCCTGTTAGATCGTGAACAAAGCCGTCGATTCTCTGTGATGATTCCGGATAAACAAGAATATGAAAACATTGTCGCACAACTACCTCCAGAACAAGCCGTCAATGTTCATGGAGCGGGCTACTTGTATCATTTCGATAAAACGAATCAACAGTCGAAGCATATCTTAACATTGACGAACTCAGATGAGATGCCGCATCTAGAAGAACTTGTCACTGCAAATCCCGCATGGCATTTTCATATTGCGGCACGGACCGAAATGTCGTCGAAGTTAATGGCTTTTGATCAATATCCTAACGTGAAGTTGTATCCGACAGCAAAGAAAGACACGTTTTCCCAATTGTATCAGCTGTGTGACATTTATTTAGATATTAACCGTGGAAATGAACTTGAAAATGCAATTTCGCGTGCTTTTTATCATCAACAGCTTATTTTGGCATATGACGAAACAGTACATCATCGTCCGCTGATTGCACCGAATCACATTTTCTCGGTAGATACATATACAAAATTGAATCAACTGTTAGATGACATTGATGCTAACCCTCATGCATTTGAACAAAGAATAGAACAGCAACTTCAACATGCACATCACATCGAACGAGATCATTTTGTTCAGTTAGTCACAAAGGTATTTCAAAAATAA
- a CDS encoding polysaccharide biosynthesis tyrosine autokinase — MAKSKTKTAEEQLIVRHQPKSSVSEKFRSIRSNIMFAGVDAPIKSVIVTSSSPFSGKSTVSANLAVTYAQANYRTLVIDGDMRKPTQHYIFNLPNNKGLSSILMNWGDYEQTIQETEVEGLDVLTSGPIPPNPSELITSQAFQKVYQHLLKSYDFIVIDTPPINSVTDAQLYAKISGHAIYVIDVEKNNRHYVMKGQKELEKSNAQILGVVLNKIKPDKDEGYYAYYGDEKQ, encoded by the coding sequence ATGGCAAAATCTAAAACTAAAACAGCAGAAGAACAGTTAATCGTGCGCCATCAACCGAAATCATCGGTCAGTGAAAAATTTCGGAGCATTCGTTCCAATATTATGTTCGCAGGAGTCGATGCACCGATTAAAAGTGTCATTGTAACATCATCATCGCCGTTTTCAGGAAAATCAACTGTTTCAGCAAATTTAGCAGTGACGTATGCGCAAGCGAATTACCGTACTTTAGTGATTGATGGCGATATGCGTAAACCGACACAGCATTACATTTTTAATTTACCCAACAACAAAGGTTTATCGAGTATTTTGATGAACTGGGGCGACTATGAACAGACTATCCAAGAAACAGAAGTAGAAGGATTAGACGTACTTACTTCAGGGCCTATCCCTCCCAATCCTTCAGAGCTTATCACATCACAAGCTTTCCAAAAAGTATACCAACATTTATTAAAAAGCTATGACTTTATTGTGATTGATACACCTCCGATTAATTCAGTCACAGATGCACAGTTATATGCCAAAATTTCGGGACATGCAATTTATGTCATCGATGTAGAAAAAAATAATCGCCATTATGTCATGAAAGGTCAAAAAGAGTTGGAAAAATCCAATGCGCAAATTTTAGGTGTCGTCCTTAATAAAATCAAACCTGACAAAGATGAAGGGTACTATGCTTATTACGGAGATGAGAAACAATGA
- the gtfA gene encoding accessory Sec system glycosyltransferase GtfA, with amino-acid sequence MTIYNINFGIGWASSGVEYAQSYRAQLLRQCNEEAKFIFLDFIASENIQTLTANLGFKDEEIIWLYQYFTDIHIAPTTYTLQELQRELGQPITYIEDMGKIQRLYFQHPSQTFVTCYLKNEDEPYVDRAEFVVNGMLIRKDFFSYVRTFSEYYAPSEQRAKLYMRQFYNEDGTVAYQEIIDGDMHMYRFQDAILYSKEELVAYFMQKLNLTSDDIVLLDRASHIGQAVLQNKQASRIGVVIHAEHFSENTTDGTHILWNNYYEYQFKNARFIDFYIVATELQNTILTAQFRQYTANNPRIYTIPVGSLKQLTYPAQARTPYAIITASRLASEKHVDWIALAAIKAKQHVSELQLDIYGHGPERERIEKVIQQYNAESYIRLKGHVDLTHIYAQYELFVSASQSEGFGLTLMEAVGSGLGMIGFNVNYGNPTFIKEGQNGYLLEMLVPNETIDATTDRMAAKIVQYFQHGPADPHATSYAIAKQFETTEIVKQWQNVLEEVRT; translated from the coding sequence ATGACGATTTATAATATTAATTTTGGCATCGGTTGGGCGAGTAGTGGTGTCGAATATGCACAAAGTTATCGGGCACAATTGCTACGTCAATGCAATGAGGAGGCGAAGTTTATATTTTTGGACTTTATTGCTTCCGAAAATATCCAAACATTAACTGCCAATTTAGGATTTAAAGACGAGGAAATCATTTGGCTTTATCAATATTTCACGGACATTCATATTGCACCAACGACTTACACGCTTCAAGAATTACAACGTGAACTTGGCCAGCCGATAACGTACATAGAAGATATGGGTAAAATACAGCGGCTCTATTTTCAGCATCCATCGCAAACATTTGTCACTTGTTATTTAAAAAATGAAGATGAACCCTATGTCGATCGTGCTGAATTTGTCGTCAATGGAATGCTCATACGTAAAGATTTTTTCAGTTATGTGCGGACATTTTCAGAGTATTACGCCCCGAGTGAACAACGCGCTAAATTGTATATGCGTCAATTTTACAATGAAGACGGCACGGTTGCGTATCAAGAAATCATTGATGGGGATATGCACATGTACCGTTTTCAGGACGCTATTTTATACAGTAAAGAGGAACTTGTGGCGTATTTCATGCAAAAATTAAATTTAACATCAGATGATATCGTTTTGTTAGATCGAGCGTCACATATCGGTCAAGCTGTTTTACAAAATAAACAAGCGAGTCGTATCGGTGTAGTGATTCATGCAGAACATTTCAGTGAAAATACGACAGATGGGACACATATTTTATGGAACAATTATTATGAATATCAGTTCAAAAATGCGCGGTTTATCGATTTTTATATTGTCGCAACAGAATTGCAAAATACCATTTTAACAGCACAGTTTCGTCAATATACGGCTAACAATCCACGTATTTACACGATTCCGGTCGGGAGTTTAAAACAATTAACTTATCCTGCACAAGCGCGGACACCTTATGCGATCATCACTGCTTCAAGGTTAGCGTCAGAAAAGCATGTTGATTGGATTGCATTGGCAGCTATTAAAGCGAAACAGCATGTATCAGAACTCCAGTTGGATATATACGGCCATGGTCCTGAACGCGAACGTATTGAAAAAGTGATTCAACAATATAACGCAGAAAGTTATATTCGCCTTAAAGGCCATGTTGATTTAACACATATTTATGCGCAATATGAATTGTTTGTATCCGCCTCGCAAAGTGAAGGTTTCGGTTTAACATTGATGGAGGCAGTTGGTTCGGGGCTCGGTATGATAGGGTTTAATGTCAATTATGGCAATCCAACTTTTATTAAAGAAGGGCAAAACGGTTATTTACTAGAGATGCTAGTGCCGAATGAAACGATTGATGCAACGACGGATCGTATGGCGGCCAAAATTGTGCAATATTTTCAGCACGGACCTGCAGACCCACACGCGACCTCCTATGCGATAGCGAAACAGTTTGAAACGACAGAAATTGTGAAACAATGGCAAAACGTATTGGAAGAGGTGCGTACATGA
- a CDS encoding Wzz/FepE/Etk N-terminal domain-containing protein: MEETIDLGHLLKIFKRNLKLLIILPITFLLLSIVLTFWVLKPQYEASTQILVNQKENKGNLNAQVVQNNLQLVNTYSEILKSPRILEEVAKEYHHKYSYDELIKMVNVTNSAESQVINISVTSTSPSEAENIANTIANVYAEQMPKIMNVDNVSILSKAGDNAEKVSPKTVINLVIGLLLGLVIAILMILMKEMLDKRIKTEQDVEEYLKLPVIGSIEKY, from the coding sequence ATGGAAGAGACAATCGATTTAGGTCACCTTTTGAAAATATTCAAACGTAATTTGAAATTATTGATTATTTTGCCTATTACCTTTTTGCTTTTATCAATCGTGTTAACATTTTGGGTATTAAAGCCTCAATATGAAGCATCAACACAGATTTTAGTGAATCAAAAGGAAAATAAAGGCAATTTGAACGCTCAAGTTGTCCAAAATAACTTGCAGCTCGTTAATACATATTCAGAAATATTGAAAAGTCCTAGAATTCTCGAGGAAGTGGCGAAGGAATATCATCACAAATACAGTTACGATGAATTAATTAAGATGGTGAATGTGACAAATTCTGCTGAGTCTCAAGTAATTAATATTAGTGTGACGAGCACATCGCCAAGTGAAGCAGAAAATATCGCGAACACGATTGCGAATGTGTATGCTGAACAAATGCCGAAAATTATGAATGTTGATAATGTTTCCATTCTATCAAAAGCAGGAGACAATGCTGAAAAAGTTTCTCCTAAAACAGTCATCAATCTAGTCATTGGCTTGCTACTTGGCTTAGTGATCGCAATTTTGATGATTTTGATGAAAGAAATGCTAGATAAACGCATTAAGACAGAACAAGATGTAGAAGAATATCTCAAACTTCCGGTTATCGGATCTATAGAGAAATATTAG
- a CDS encoding nucleotide sugar dehydrogenase, protein MSDMKIGVIGMGYVGMPLAIAFAKHYHVIGFDIDKEKIENYKNHIDPTGEVGEEVLKKTTLKFSSNEGDLHEVNFFIITVPTPINPDNTPDLSPIENATELVGKYLKRGDYIIYESTVYPGVTEDVCVPLLEEISSLKVRDDFKVGYSPERINPGDRKNTVENIIKIVSGIDREALDTIAETYEKVIKAGVHRASTIKVAESAKVVENSQRDINIAFMNELSQVFDLMGINTFEVIEAMNTKWNALGFYPGLVGGHCIGVDPYYFIYQAENLGYHSQIISTGRNINNYMPSFIVKNLIKELMKKGKNRDSNIVVYGLTFKENTPDFRNSKVIEVIKELNDYDIIPIVIDPFVENFKDSCLKFSTASFENIKSDIDVMIYAVDHDYFKKMEDKRFIDLLASEAIIFDLKNRFKKYETNRISYWSL, encoded by the coding sequence ATGAGTGATATGAAAATTGGAGTGATTGGAATGGGATATGTAGGTATGCCGTTAGCAATTGCATTTGCCAAACATTACCATGTAATTGGCTTTGATATAGATAAGGAAAAGATTGAAAACTATAAAAATCATATTGATCCAACTGGAGAAGTTGGAGAAGAAGTATTAAAAAAAACAACTTTAAAATTCTCTTCAAATGAAGGAGATTTACATGAGGTTAATTTTTTCATTATTACTGTACCTACACCAATCAATCCAGATAATACGCCCGATTTGTCTCCTATAGAGAATGCGACAGAATTAGTTGGAAAGTATTTGAAAAGGGGAGACTATATCATTTATGAATCAACAGTATACCCTGGTGTAACTGAGGATGTCTGTGTACCACTTTTAGAAGAAATATCTAGTTTAAAAGTACGTGACGACTTTAAAGTAGGTTATTCACCTGAACGCATTAATCCAGGAGACCGTAAAAATACAGTTGAAAATATTATAAAAATTGTGTCTGGAATTGATCGAGAAGCATTAGATACGATTGCTGAAACATATGAAAAAGTCATCAAAGCAGGTGTCCATAGAGCTTCAACAATTAAAGTAGCAGAAAGTGCTAAAGTAGTAGAGAATAGTCAACGTGATATTAATATAGCGTTTATGAATGAGTTATCGCAAGTTTTTGATTTAATGGGAATTAATACATTTGAAGTCATAGAAGCCATGAATACTAAGTGGAATGCTTTAGGCTTTTACCCAGGATTGGTTGGAGGACATTGCATCGGTGTAGACCCTTACTATTTTATTTATCAAGCTGAAAACCTTGGCTATCATTCCCAAATTATCTCTACTGGTCGAAATATAAATAATTATATGCCTAGTTTTATAGTGAAGAATTTAATTAAAGAATTAATGAAAAAAGGCAAAAATAGAGATAGCAATATAGTTGTTTATGGACTCACGTTTAAAGAAAACACCCCCGATTTTAGAAATTCAAAAGTGATAGAAGTCATTAAAGAATTGAATGATTATGACATTATACCGATAGTCATTGATCCTTTTGTTGAAAACTTTAAAGATAGTTGTCTGAAGTTTAGTACTGCATCATTTGAAAATATAAAATCCGATATTGATGTCATGATATATGCTGTAGATCATGATTATTTCAAGAAAATGGAAGACAAGAGATTTATAGATTTATTAGCATCAGAAGCCATTATATTTGATTTGAAAAATAGATTCAAAAAATATGAAACTAATCGTATTTCGTATTGGTCTCTTTAA